CCAGTAACAAACTATCAGGGAGTATACCTACTACAATAAGGTACTGTACTTCTCTTGAATACTTAAATCTCGGCTACAACAACCTCGCTGGAAATGTTCCAAAAGAGCTTGTACAAGCGAAGCTACTGCAAATTCTTCAATTAAATGACAACAATCTTAATGGTACTGTTCTTGATTTCATCAGTGCACTCTATAAATTGCAAGTTCTTTACTTGGGGAATAACAACTTTGGAGGAAGTATATCCAATATGTTTGGTTCATCACTCAACAGCCTTAAGATTCTTTGTTTAAGGTCAAACAATTTCAGTGGGTCAATCCCCGAAGAGATTGCCTATTTTGCCGAACTCCAAATATTAGATTTATCGGGAAACATTCTCTCTGGGTTAATTCCTAATTAGGGGTATGTATCAAGCCGATGTGCAATTAAAGATGGTGAGTAAAGGGATCGTGATACAATATGAAAAATGACTTGAGTGGAAGGATACCAAGAGGACCTCATTTTGATACTTTAGGTGGAGATGGTTCAGCATACATCAACAACACCTTTTTGTGTTACAAAGAATGCTTGCGAGGAGGATCAGATCAGAAATGATGCCGACATCACTAACGTTCCGCATGGAGATGGCCAAGATGATACAAGAGATAAGTGGTACTTTTAGGATGTTGTTGCTTTGGGATTTATAATTGGATTTTGGGGCTTGTTCTTTGGTTTACTTTTGAAGAAAGAGAAATGGTGGTTCCCGTATTGGAAAGTTGTTGATATTGTTGCAGTCAAAACCGTTCGATTTATCCGGAatgattgaaaaaataaataaatttgttttttttatttgcttagtTGTCATAAATGATAATCTTCTTTACTTTTTATTGTTGATTACCTAGTTCTTTATTAGTGGTCTCTCATcactaggggtgagcataaaaatcggaaccgcggatttaacccgtatccgtccgtaaaattgcggatttcacccaaaccgcaagacgtataggccggacacgggtgggattctcaaatccgcatgcCGTGCGGATGCGGTTGCGGTTGTCatttgaaaaccgcggattaccGCAACCATAGAAAGAAGCAAAGTTTTCTTACCTGAGTATGAATTTaggcccaaagagaaagaagtgaagttctttgatcacttagttaactagggctgttcatggtcggttttggttcggtttctagccaaaccaaaaccgaaaccaatactattggtttctaaaaatctaaaccaaaccaatccattaaccattggtttggtttccaaatggttccagttggtttcggtggtttttggttaaccaataattatgtcaaaccaaaaaaaaaaagacacaaatctacagataaaaaaatcgtagttgccgatagtattggtttacacaaatttacagacaaaaaaaatacaaaaaatatcaagaatagttaaagcttactctaattctagagatcaaaagaagatatataatatatctttagttattgacaaataaaaaagaaggaagacgggaagaaaaaaatcgagtagcagcggctgtagttgggggtggagaagggaggcgactgagagaaggagaaagagaaagagggagagtatcataatgaaatattaaatttagggtttctatttatcttcTAAAtaaatgggtagaatctaatacttgtaaagtaaaggtagaaactaagtttaaaaattaatcggttttctaatggtttttggttcggttttagaggtcaaaccaaaccaaaaccaacactatcggttttccactttctacaccgtaaccaatccattaataaatggttcggtttggtttcttcctaattggtctggtttggtccggttccagcgaaaaaccgaaaccatgttcagccctatagttaactaaatgaatttaggcccaaaaagaaagaagtaaagtccttaaaacactaactgaatttaggaccaacaaatagaatcaaaactaagttaactaactcaatacaatcaaaactaagttaagacactaactgaatttaggcccaacaagtacaatcaaaactaggtcaaatccgcggttaatccgcaaccggcccgtacaatccgcggatccgcaaaggttaaatccgcgggtgattgggccggtcacggttcaattttacaaatccgcaactttgacgatTCGGttacgggtgacccctaatccgcaaccgtccgtccgttacaCACCCCTACTCATCACCATCCCAAGATAATAATCAAGAATAGTTATCGACAAATTAAGAAAATGATTTATGGCACGCGATTTTAGTGCACCCAATGCACCCAACTTTAGATGGCACAGACACGTTGCAttgtcctttgatttttgtttcgattgtattTTCGTTTGAGATTTACGCCTGGTTCTGATGAAGAACAACCAAGTATCAAAGGTTGCCATGTTAGCAACCAGAGATTGGCACAATATAGAAACCTCAATCCAAGCAAGGATAACACAACAAATAGAATAATCTGAAACATGAATACTTTAGCGCGCAGTAAATTGTGAGATTGATGTGAATCTAACTCCATTAATCGATGAGTTTGTGGCTTAACATCAAATACCATGTATTCCACAGTcctaataaattaaaaaaaaaaaaactaaacatgTTGATATATACACAAGATCaataaatttcttgtttggtactaagcccataaggttatttatagtagggtccaaccagaattttcttttatctgaaggtccacaattaattaaaacatgaaaatgaccACAATACCctgactaccaaacgtgtgtgtctacatgctcattatatcgagtacatatctgctacacagtttatgaaattcgagtacatatccgctacactgcttacataatttgagtacatatctgctacactgcttacaggttaaaaaaaaaaacaggatctCTCTAGTGCTCCACTCCCATTGGACCACTTCCTCCAAAAAGCGCCAACACTCTTAACATCagacatattgaacctgtaaatgtgaccaaaatgtaacaattaaaacacaacaacaatccaTATATGAATAACAGAACAAAAATGAATAGTACAAGTAATATGACAACATCAAGATTAATACTACCTAACGATGGTTCAGTTTTATTTCGGTATTCCATATATGTGTTGacaaaatcataagaattaacTGACTAAAATCTATGTATAAAACAGATTCAAAGAGCAACTTTTCAGTATTCAATATATGTATTGTTAATTCACTGTCTAAAACAACTCCATGAAGAAAAATAACTAAAtcgagagtcttatttcagtatcgcatatatgtacttatggatgaaacaacaacaagtgataaaactaagaataaaacataatcaaaaagcagtttgtatcagtatgccacatatgtactgctgattcatgaactaaaaaacaactgcatggaatgaatctataaaaaaaacagaatcgaaagagtattatttcagtatggaagatatgtacttatggatcaaacaacaacaagtgataaaactaagaataaaacagaatcaaaagtagtTTGTATTAGTATGCGACATATGTACTGCTAAATAATACCCCTGAAATAATAAACAAGCATGATTTTCTTAGAAAATAAAGaacgaaaataacaagaaaatcaaattgagagttcaaataagctaaaaacatcataatctaaTCAAAAAATCGAATAATTACGATTAAGATTCATACAAATCATATACGtattgatggttaatacacaagcaaaacatatagatgcatagtaaacacaaaaaatcagtacgtcatatacgtactgatggttaatacacaaaaccaaacaaaaccaaaagccaacaaaatgaaactaaaatatcgGATCTCCAAATGAAACGaacgtaaaacatgattttataactagatctggactattttcatcaaaaac
This DNA window, taken from Papaver somniferum cultivar HN1 chromosome 3, ASM357369v1, whole genome shotgun sequence, encodes the following:
- the LOC113359057 gene encoding LRR receptor-like serine/threonine-protein kinase RCH1 — translated: MWYGGSNNFSGEISREIGNRLVNVTSVLLSGNQLTGFVPFSTCSRGPGLDSNTQYIDLSSNKLSGSIPTTIRYCTSLEYLNLGYNNLAGNVPKELVQAKLLQILQLNDNNLNGTVLDFISALYKLQVLYLGNNNFGGSISNMFGSSLNSLKILCLRSNNFSGSIPEEIAYFAELQILDLSGNILSGLIPN